The nucleotide sequence GTTCTGGGACATTTCGGCGAGGGTCTTGGTTAGGTCGACGAAGGTTTCGCGGCCGTCggtggaggagaggaggagaagggtTAGGGATTCGCGGTTGGATTTGTCTGTGTCTGCGCCTGTTGGGGTTTCGGTTTGGTAGACGGGGTGGTGGGGGGCGAAGAGCTGGAgttttggttgttggcagGGAGAGCCGTAATAGGAGGAAAGCTTGCTGGTGACGAGTTCGTAGAGGGTTGGGATGCAAGATTTGAGGATTCCTATGCCGTTAAGTAGTCGAGCAGTTATGGGTATGAGGTTGAACTTACCAGTCTTCTCATACACACTCAACGTCGGGATGCCAGATGCGGTGCTCCAAGCAGCCAACTCGGCTACTTCGTCCATCAACACCGCCAGCGCATCATCCTCTTTCCTCAGCGACAGTATAACGCTCAAATGCTCCGGTAACCGCTTCAACCCCTTCACATCCTTCCTGATCAACTCCGGCGTCCGGTGATGGTAGTAGACAATCGCGAAAATCCGATCCACAACAGCATGATACGTTTGAATCAACCGAACAGCAATACCAAAGAAGATGTGAATAATCGTATATGTCAGCTGGTGTACCTGGGACTTGAAGAAGGTCCGCACAG is from Aspergillus chevalieri M1 DNA, chromosome 8, nearly complete sequence and encodes:
- a CDS encoding ditrans,polycis-polyprenyl diphosphate synthase (BUSCO:EOG09264W7W;~COG:I;~EggNog:ENOG410PGDW;~InterPro:IPR038887,IPR036424;~go_component: GO:1904423 - dehydrodolichyl diphosphate synthase complex [Evidence IEA];~go_function: GO:0016765 - transferase activity, transferring alkyl or aryl (other than methyl) groups [Evidence IEA];~go_process: GO:0019408 - dolichol biosynthetic process [Evidence IEA]), with product MVSQRDQELFREDIRNRRRLSASERESLLKPYLPDPSDLPRRNSRKASTSRKTPVRTFFKSQVHQLTYTIIHIFFGIAVRLIQTYHAVVDRIFAIVYYHHRTPELIRKDVKGLKRLPEHLSVILSLRKEDDALAVLMDEVAELAAWSTASGIPTLSVYEKTGILKSCIPTLYELVTSKLSSYYGSPCQQPKLQLFAPHHPVYQTETPTGADTDKSNRESLTLLLLSSTDGRETFVDLTKTLAEMSQNGKVSPQDITPELVDAEISEITTHPAQSGADGDGDGDSVFVKPEPDLLLVFGPFLKLDGYPPWHIRLTEMYCTGDTSNGLTGYGEAVEYQGFVQGLWHFAGAQMRFGR